A DNA window from Methanobacterium sp. contains the following coding sequences:
- a CDS encoding zinc dependent phospholipase C family protein has protein sequence MVFLLSVPLLISPAAAWHIQTHPTIADKVYYSLPASVQHKLSLSEMERGSKAPDQVFKDFKYHQYTASVSKSKYWLDRGKAAYKSKNYKYASYCFGVASHYISDTYSAPHCVTGEGDANHLAYEKQGMYMAPSIRYMSGSVDSILRNGYLQGQKDWKLWIVNKSRSVTQRDLNNAGSAAYSLIRNCF, from the coding sequence ATGGTTTTTCTGCTGTCGGTACCCCTACTGATTTCACCAGCAGCAGCATGGCATATACAAACACATCCAACAATTGCAGATAAAGTCTATTACTCATTACCAGCATCAGTACAACATAAACTAAGCTTATCTGAAATGGAAAGAGGATCAAAAGCTCCAGACCAAGTTTTCAAGGATTTTAAATACCACCAATATACTGCAAGTGTTTCAAAATCTAAATATTGGTTAGATAGAGGTAAAGCAGCATATAAAAGCAAGAATTATAAATACGCCAGTTACTGTTTTGGAGTAGCTTCCCATTATATTTCAGATACGTATTCAGCTCCCCATTGTGTAACTGGAGAAGGAGATGCTAATCATCTTGCTTATGAAAAACAAGGAATGTACATGGCACCATCCATAAGGTATATGAGTGGAAGTGTAGACTCAATACTACGTAATGGTTATCTGCAGGGACAAAAAGACTGGAAACTATGGATTGTAAACAAAAGTAGAAGTGTAACACAAAGAGATCTAAACAATGCAGGCTCAGCAGCATACAGTTTAATAAGAAACTGTTTTTAA
- a CDS encoding ABC transporter permease: MNEIKTSKTDIGIVVIFTTLSIFLFNIPILNNAEILMLLKIAVFFLLGYSLLTALFPKNNISKVKFVLVSILVSIILVFLLALILGVFLDFNNGTFINTALVLTNVFIAVAFIRRIRSSNKKEDRYIVCESCESYYKLGEGEKIDDFEACRCGGRLKYAEGMISPKPNWINDDCTNTENNLPKFKSLLVISLIIISGVILYPLIGIQLILVILFLIIFLMVTYLFKTDSIILKHRFFANFLKYRFLLMELVKRDIKIKYRRSVLGIFWSFLNPLLFMIVLTLIFSVFFARDIPNFPVYLLIGRIVFDLYAQGSKAAMNSIKRNSSIIKKVYIPKYMYSLSSVLSNFVTFALSLIVLFMVMIATNAPFTIYILFAILPIVLLLMFTIGAGLILATVTVFFRDMEHLYGVFITLLMYGSAIFYPIEIVPENYRIFFELNPVYAFISLFRDSFLYGRAFEPTTLLYAAVSAIVLLVVGIVVFYKYQDKFILYI; encoded by the coding sequence ATGAATGAAATAAAAACATCTAAAACTGACATTGGTATTGTAGTTATTTTCACTACTTTGAGTATATTCCTGTTTAACATTCCAATCTTAAACAATGCAGAAATATTGATGCTTCTTAAGATCGCCGTATTTTTCTTACTTGGATATTCTTTATTAACTGCTCTATTTCCCAAAAATAATATTAGTAAAGTTAAATTTGTTTTAGTAAGTATATTAGTTAGTATAATACTTGTTTTTTTACTGGCATTAATACTTGGCGTATTTTTAGATTTTAACAACGGAACTTTTATTAATACTGCACTGGTCCTTACCAATGTTTTTATTGCAGTCGCATTTATACGGAGAATAAGATCTTCAAATAAAAAAGAAGATAGATACATAGTTTGTGAAAGCTGTGAAAGTTATTATAAACTTGGAGAAGGGGAAAAAATAGATGATTTTGAGGCATGTCGGTGCGGCGGCAGGCTAAAATATGCTGAAGGAATGATTTCACCTAAACCTAATTGGATTAATGATGACTGTACAAATACTGAAAATAATTTGCCTAAATTCAAATCACTGCTGGTTATATCGTTGATTATTATATCTGGAGTTATTTTGTACCCTTTAATCGGGATTCAATTAATTTTGGTTATTTTATTTTTAATTATATTTTTAATGGTAACTTATCTATTTAAAACGGATAGTATTATTTTGAAGCACCGTTTTTTCGCTAACTTTTTAAAATATAGATTTCTTCTCATGGAACTTGTAAAAAGGGATATTAAAATAAAATACAGGAGATCTGTACTGGGGATATTCTGGAGTTTTTTAAATCCGCTGCTATTTATGATAGTGTTAACTCTAATATTCTCAGTATTTTTTGCTCGAGATATACCTAATTTTCCTGTTTATCTATTGATAGGGAGAATAGTATTTGATTTATATGCACAAGGAAGTAAGGCAGCCATGAATTCAATTAAAAGAAACTCATCTATCATAAAGAAAGTATACATACCAAAATATATGTATAGTTTAAGTTCAGTATTATCAAACTTTGTTACATTTGCACTTTCCCTTATAGTCCTTTTCATGGTAATGATCGCTACAAATGCTCCTTTTACTATATACATATTATTTGCAATTTTACCAATTGTATTGTTGCTTATGTTTACTATAGGTGCTGGTCTTATACTTGCTACAGTAACAGTATTCTTCAGAGATATGGAACATTTATATGGAGTTTTCATAACTCTTTTGATGTATGGAAGTGCAATATTTTACCCAATTGAAATTGTCCCGGAAAATTATCGAATTTTCTTTGAACTGAATCCAGTATATGCTTTTATATCATTATTCAGGGATTCCTTCTTGTATGGGAGGGCATTTGAACCTACAACTTTATTATATGCAGCAGTTTCAGCCATAGTGCTTCTTGTCGTTGGAATTGTTGTATTCTATAAATATCAGGATAAATTCATATTATATATATAA
- a CDS encoding CDP-glycerol glycerophosphotransferase family protein, whose product MYHIFLKLLPVNNSVIFFESSVGRNYSSNPKYVYEEMVKQGLDKKFKCIWSLENTDLEIPGNAKKIKRAGLFYLYYLAVAKIWACDTRLPAFLVKRPETTYIQLWHGTPLKKLAMDMDILSMSEKMELSEYKKLFKENTETWDYLISQSDYTTQRFKSCFDFKKEILSTGFPRNDILFKKNDTKSIESIKKKYNIPLNKKVILYAPTWRDDEFHKNGIYKFSTQINFDLLKKELGDTHIILVKLHYLVKDPVDWSNYEGFVYKCDHLQDIQELYLISDILVTDYSSVIFDYALLKRPMIIYAYDYQKYKNDLRGFYFNIFEEFPGPVVKNNIDLVDSIKNYDCNCYSGKYREFLNKFTSFDKGNASSKIVDLILEKTHCSNNS is encoded by the coding sequence ATGTATCACATTTTTCTAAAGCTTTTACCTGTAAATAACAGTGTAATATTCTTTGAAAGCAGCGTTGGCCGAAATTATTCCAGCAATCCAAAATATGTCTATGAAGAAATGGTAAAGCAGGGATTAGATAAAAAATTTAAGTGTATATGGTCTTTAGAAAATACTGATTTAGAAATTCCAGGAAATGCTAAAAAGATTAAAAGAGCAGGATTATTTTACCTATATTATTTAGCAGTAGCTAAAATATGGGCATGTGACACAAGACTACCTGCATTTTTAGTTAAAAGGCCAGAAACCACATACATCCAGCTGTGGCATGGGACTCCATTAAAGAAATTAGCTATGGACATGGATATTTTGAGTATGAGTGAGAAAATGGAGCTGTCAGAATATAAAAAGTTGTTTAAGGAAAATACTGAAACCTGGGATTATTTAATCTCTCAAAGTGATTATACAACGCAGCGATTCAAGTCATGTTTTGATTTTAAAAAGGAAATATTATCCACTGGTTTTCCTAGAAATGATATACTCTTTAAAAAAAATGATACAAAATCAATAGAATCTATTAAAAAGAAGTACAATATACCTCTAAACAAAAAGGTCATTTTATATGCACCTACATGGCGAGATGATGAGTTCCATAAAAATGGGATATATAAGTTTTCCACACAGATAAATTTTGACTTATTAAAAAAAGAATTGGGCGATACCCATATAATACTGGTTAAGTTACATTATTTAGTGAAGGACCCAGTAGATTGGAGTAACTATGAAGGATTTGTCTATAAATGTGATCATCTCCAGGATATACAGGAGCTGTACTTGATTTCTGATATTTTAGTAACAGACTACTCCTCAGTAATTTTTGATTATGCACTACTTAAAAGGCCCATGATCATTTACGCCTATGACTACCAAAAATATAAAAATGATTTAAGGGGATTTTACTTCAACATATTTGAAGAATTCCCTGGCCCAGTTGTAAAAAATAACATTGATTTAGTTGATTCAATTAAAAACTATGACTGTAATTGCTACAGCGGAAAATATAGAGAATTTCTGAATAAATTCACGAGTTTTGATAAGGGAAATGCTTCTTCAAAAATTGTTGATCTGATCCTGGAAAAAACGCATTGTTCAAATAACAGCTGA
- a CDS encoding CDP-glycerol glycerophosphotransferase family protein: MNKLAFFKRTSYHIMAIFFYLSYLFPINKKKILLIMTHDNTNEGNVGSTYHYFQKQDPTLIFKEVTRDNYTFKSDKNLFKNLIYMFISVPYHMATSRTIFMDNVFLPFSAVKIKKNTQLVQLWHGTGAIKKFGLDCEEKWIKKLAVTTNKNTTHFIVGSSWMKKIYKTAFEAEDNKIFNIGCSRTDIFFNKAALQEKRDEFFSSYPELSGKKIVLYAPTFRDEEYNTSEIKIHLDIDKLMSNLDDNYVLGLRLHPRIADKINISEYSTHYQDSIFDFSGYNKLNTLLICCDILITDYSSIIYEYALMKKPMIFYSYDLSKFEKSSRGFYEDYKTAVPGPVVFKTEQIGDIIKDYPADEYNIDKFLDIYLENCDGNSRKRLYDLLMA, from the coding sequence ATGAACAAATTAGCTTTTTTCAAACGCACATCATATCATATAATGGCTATATTCTTTTATCTCAGCTATCTATTTCCCATAAACAAAAAAAAGATACTTCTCATTATGACCCATGATAATACTAATGAAGGAAATGTAGGGTCAACCTACCACTACTTCCAAAAACAGGACCCCACATTAATATTTAAAGAAGTTACTCGAGATAATTACACATTTAAATCTGATAAAAACCTGTTTAAGAATTTAATTTACATGTTCATATCTGTACCTTACCACATGGCCACTTCCAGAACTATATTCATGGATAATGTGTTTCTACCATTTTCTGCTGTAAAAATCAAAAAAAATACCCAGTTAGTGCAGTTATGGCATGGTACAGGTGCTATAAAGAAATTTGGCCTTGATTGTGAGGAAAAGTGGATCAAAAAGCTAGCAGTAACTACCAATAAAAATACCACTCACTTTATTGTAGGATCCAGTTGGATGAAAAAGATATATAAAACTGCTTTTGAAGCGGAAGATAATAAAATATTCAACATAGGATGCTCTCGAACAGATATCTTCTTTAATAAAGCTGCTCTTCAAGAAAAAAGAGATGAATTTTTCAGCAGCTATCCAGAATTATCTGGCAAAAAAATAGTACTCTATGCGCCTACATTCAGGGATGAAGAGTATAACACAAGTGAAATTAAGATTCATCTGGATATTGATAAATTAATGTCTAATTTAGATGATAATTATGTTTTAGGCCTTAGGCTCCATCCACGTATAGCAGATAAGATTAATATAAGTGAATATTCTACCCACTATCAGGATAGCATCTTTGATTTTTCGGGTTACAACAAATTGAACACACTTTTAATCTGCTGTGATATCTTAATAACAGACTATTCTTCCATAATTTATGAATACGCTCTAATGAAAAAACCAATGATATTTTACAGTTATGACCTATCTAAATTTGAAAAATCAAGTAGAGGTTTCTACGAAGACTATAAAACAGCTGTTCCAGGACCTGTTGTTTTCAAGACAGAACAAATAGGAGATATAATTAAGGATTACCCTGCAGATGAATATAATATAGATAAATTCTTAGATATTTACCTGGAAAATTGCGATGGGAATTCAAGAAAGAGATTATATGATTTGTTGATGGCATAA
- a CDS encoding glycosyltransferase family 2 protein: MECKISIIIPVFNVQDYIKEALESIVRQTIGFEHLEVILVNDCSTDRSGEIIDEYASKYDNFKAIHLPENSGYAGKPRNIGINEASGKYLMFLDPDDYYEDDACETLYNKIVEEDVDIVFGRYYYILNGKRLNRKSFSPFKDGEIKVNSIDEDKRLFKTSPSVWTKIVKKSFIEENNITFLEGMPGQDAVFVVNMFLKAEGIVYLQNYFPYNYRIRDSNEDMSVSHNRNKNNLMGMVSAYYALFDILKDNKKEEYFPIIFGNHLPFWMRNFILSSADYGEKRELLEYAGPLFEEFKKYGADLNIKYLIQLFNFIAGKKYDEAIIIAEILSDFIEKQNQLENRLDAKGIQAADLIKKQKQLETRLDARKKQVAELQTTLGWLEYKIKNIGQRLKRKMSYVL; this comes from the coding sequence ATGGAATGTAAAATAAGTATTATAATACCAGTATTCAACGTTCAAGATTATATTAAAGAAGCTTTAGAGTCTATTGTAAGACAGACTATTGGTTTTGAACATTTGGAAGTGATACTGGTTAATGATTGCTCTACTGATCGAAGTGGGGAAATAATAGATGAATATGCCTCCAAATATGACAATTTTAAAGCAATTCATCTACCTGAAAACAGTGGATATGCAGGAAAACCCAGAAACATTGGAATAAATGAGGCTAGTGGGAAATATTTGATGTTCCTTGACCCTGATGATTACTATGAAGACGATGCCTGTGAAACATTGTACAATAAAATTGTTGAAGAAGATGTAGATATTGTATTTGGTAGATATTATTATATTTTAAATGGGAAAAGGTTAAATAGGAAGAGTTTCAGCCCATTTAAAGATGGTGAAATAAAGGTAAACTCAATTGATGAAGATAAAAGATTATTTAAAACATCCCCCTCTGTATGGACAAAGATAGTTAAAAAGAGTTTCATTGAAGAGAATAATATTACATTTTTAGAGGGTATGCCTGGACAGGATGCTGTTTTTGTTGTAAACATGTTCTTAAAAGCAGAGGGTATTGTTTATTTACAAAATTATTTTCCATACAATTATAGAATACGTGATTCCAATGAGGATATGTCTGTTAGCCATAATAGGAACAAAAACAATTTAATGGGAATGGTCAGCGCATACTACGCCCTTTTTGATATTTTAAAGGATAACAAAAAAGAAGAATATTTCCCAATTATTTTTGGAAACCATTTGCCCTTTTGGATGAGGAATTTCATATTAAGCAGTGCAGACTATGGTGAAAAAAGGGAACTTCTAGAATATGCAGGTCCTCTTTTTGAAGAATTCAAAAAATACGGAGCAGATCTTAATATAAAGTATTTAATTCAGTTATTTAATTTTATAGCAGGTAAAAAATATGATGAAGCTATTATAATTGCTGAAATATTGAGTGATTTTATAGAAAAACAAAATCAGCTTGAAAATAGATTGGATGCAAAAGGAATACAGGCTGCTGATCTTATAAAAAAACAAAAGCAGCTTGAAACTAGATTGGATGCAAGAAAAAAACAGGTTGCTGAACTTCAAACTACACTTGGTTGGCTTGAATATAAAATAAAAAATATTGGACAAAGATTAAAACGAAAAATGAGCTATGTCCTTTAA
- a CDS encoding CDP-glycerol glycerophosphotransferase family protein, whose translation MIKNFIKKYLILPGYAFFRKLPANNDLIIFESNMGRNYSGNPRHIYEEMVKQGLDKKLKCVWILEDVNTEIPGNTLKIKRSRIKYYYYMARAKIWVFDTRDPPHIQKREQCYYIQTWHGTPLKKLGLDMDDVFMAGREDIETYKRNIYQDSRKWDFLLSQNEFSTEIFKSAFAFSKKFSPCKEIWTYGYPRNDILVNSNNKKYINKLKDDLGIPKNKKVLLYAPTWRDNEFHRRSIYKFATAMDFDLLKEKLSKDYIIIVKYHYLVMENIDWSDYKDFVYIFGAGQDIADLYLVSDMLITDYSSVMFDYSILNRPMFFFMYDLESYRDKLRGFYSNVVEEIPGPISKTTEELINDIKQYDPSLYKDKYNAFQDKYNKKDDGKSSERIIRRILELRNTDKVAAQKQLEKEYN comes from the coding sequence ATGATCAAAAATTTCATTAAAAAATATTTAATTTTACCAGGATATGCTTTTTTCAGAAAATTACCTGCAAATAACGATTTAATCATCTTTGAGAGCAATATGGGGCGCAATTACAGTGGAAATCCTAGACACATTTATGAAGAAATGGTTAAACAGGGATTAGACAAAAAATTGAAATGTGTATGGATACTGGAAGATGTAAATACTGAAATCCCAGGAAATACCTTAAAAATAAAGAGATCAAGAATAAAATATTACTATTACATGGCAAGGGCTAAAATATGGGTGTTTGATACACGAGATCCTCCCCATATCCAAAAAAGGGAACAATGTTATTATATACAAACCTGGCACGGCACTCCCCTTAAAAAACTGGGGTTAGATATGGATGATGTTTTTATGGCAGGTAGAGAAGATATAGAAACTTATAAACGTAATATTTATCAGGATTCCAGGAAATGGGATTTTCTTCTCTCCCAAAATGAATTCTCAACAGAGATATTTAAAAGTGCATTTGCATTTTCTAAAAAATTTTCCCCTTGCAAAGAGATATGGACTTACGGCTATCCTAGAAACGACATTTTAGTTAACAGTAACAATAAAAAGTATATAAATAAACTAAAAGACGATTTAGGTATTCCTAAAAACAAAAAAGTACTTTTATATGCCCCTACATGGAGGGATAATGAATTTCACAGAAGAAGCATATATAAATTCGCCACAGCTATGGATTTTGATCTTCTGAAAGAAAAATTATCCAAGGATTATATTATAATAGTTAAATATCATTATCTTGTTATGGAAAATATCGATTGGTCAGATTATAAAGATTTTGTCTACATATTTGGAGCAGGCCAGGATATAGCAGATCTATATCTGGTTTCAGACATGTTAATTACAGATTATTCCTCAGTGATGTTTGATTACAGTATATTAAACAGGCCAATGTTCTTTTTTATGTATGATTTAGAATCATACCGTGATAAACTCAGGGGATTCTATTCCAATGTAGTTGAAGAGATCCCTGGGCCCATTTCAAAAACTACTGAAGAACTAATCAATGATATAAAACAATACGATCCCAGTTTGTATAAAGATAAATATAATGCATTCCAAGATAAATATAACAAAAAAGACGATGGTAAATCATCCGAAAGAATAATCCGTCGCATTTTAGAACTCAGAAATACTGATAAAGTAGCCGCTCAAAAACAGCTGGAAAAAGAATACAATTAA
- a CDS encoding XcbB/CpsF family capsular polysaccharide biosynthesis protein yields MQNSLKVVTIGSPATQYIFDSRTNPIFDEQLFEHILHIDYMSMMSFQNNEKSDIPSNYARLHDSRNVINQILELLPDIVVIDFFADVYFGAVKLDNGDYITNNTWAFQDEFKGSEIFFPNESDYPLWKSHFTSFLNQLKIVKEDNYQLWKSHFTSFLNQLKLVKEDIQIIVNGARFPKYAINAGKKVNKFPKKFSWQSKVDNFNQSWEKLDKFASTLVPVLSFDFEESFADLENPIKQWWFYYNDNYYQDAFIQLEDVIRQKMGEQLMPKFKTRMELSLEENWDEIRDVDEILVSYNADTRNILSTRRDDFSRNHIQKLAALGYILHGSYAKNARFIKRRQFSTNRLSQYKDVFYDIECPEKKRQTSKPNKLLISFLTLPPKSDMESNDALRRYYYYSHFKTLHKSICKDTIIVRVADANLIMGSFYINTPHFPDYEEQIQELIMYLMKKYDVVSENVVLYGVSRGGVGALVHSALGNYKGLAVDPVVNGTWHFENWKDPHFAEGVREIDLVPKINRYLLNSESNIYVLGNQFIDVTWPELLRLNQEKINLMDMNDETVKEHHHLSPNIVPEQLMYLNMLLNNLPIISDFSDMQEKYYTNLMKQDTACLNLIDNANFKMGNIGWSYWHSNFHIVDNKVVINNKYLEQEGYNSILSNPIKIKKGDIYSLSFRVYIDSSVEFDSYKTIFTLRIFNHPTKISQKDAVWFKNFKYFDYTTENVQNEWITVNYSFTALNDGFLKVGPFIAKNGHVIWKDIYLTNGLINNSSWSPSHKDIISKQYEYCK; encoded by the coding sequence ATGCAAAATAGTTTAAAAGTTGTTACAATTGGTAGTCCTGCTACACAATATATTTTTGATTCTCGAACAAATCCCATTTTTGATGAACAGCTTTTTGAACATATATTACATATCGATTATATGTCCATGATGAGTTTCCAAAATAATGAAAAATCAGATATTCCATCCAATTATGCACGACTACATGATTCAAGAAATGTGATAAACCAAATTTTGGAGTTGTTGCCGGATATTGTGGTCATTGATTTTTTTGCAGATGTTTATTTTGGTGCGGTTAAATTAGATAACGGAGACTACATTACAAATAATACATGGGCATTCCAAGATGAATTTAAAGGCTCAGAAATATTTTTTCCGAATGAGTCCGATTATCCTTTGTGGAAAAGTCATTTCACCTCATTTTTGAATCAATTAAAGATAGTAAAAGAAGATAATTATCAGTTGTGGAAAAGTCATTTCACCTCATTTTTGAATCAATTAAAGCTGGTAAAAGAAGATATTCAAATTATTGTGAATGGGGCTAGATTTCCAAAATATGCAATTAATGCTGGAAAAAAAGTGAATAAATTTCCTAAAAAGTTTAGCTGGCAATCAAAAGTTGATAATTTTAATCAATCTTGGGAAAAGTTAGATAAATTTGCTTCAACATTAGTGCCCGTTTTAAGTTTTGATTTCGAAGAGTCGTTTGCAGACTTGGAAAACCCAATTAAACAGTGGTGGTTTTACTATAATGACAATTATTACCAAGATGCTTTTATTCAGCTAGAAGATGTCATTCGACAAAAAATGGGGGAACAACTGATGCCTAAATTTAAGACCCGAATGGAACTTTCTTTGGAGGAGAATTGGGATGAAATCCGTGATGTCGATGAGATTTTAGTTTCATATAATGCAGATACGAGGAATATTTTGTCAACAAGAAGAGACGACTTTTCGCGAAATCATATTCAGAAATTAGCTGCATTAGGTTATATTTTACATGGTTCTTACGCAAAGAATGCTCGTTTTATTAAACGAAGGCAATTTTCCACGAATAGATTGAGTCAATATAAAGATGTGTTTTATGATATTGAGTGCCCTGAAAAGAAGCGCCAAACATCCAAACCAAACAAATTATTGATTTCTTTCTTAACATTACCTCCTAAAAGTGATATGGAGAGTAATGATGCTTTAAGAAGATATTATTACTATTCTCATTTTAAAACACTACATAAAAGTATTTGTAAAGACACTATTATCGTGAGGGTGGCGGATGCTAACCTTATTATGGGTTCATTTTATATTAATACACCTCATTTCCCGGACTATGAAGAACAAATACAAGAGCTTATTATGTATTTGATGAAAAAATACGATGTTGTTTCGGAAAATGTAGTATTATATGGAGTTTCCCGTGGAGGTGTCGGTGCTTTAGTTCATAGTGCACTGGGAAATTACAAAGGTTTAGCAGTTGATCCAGTTGTCAATGGTACATGGCATTTTGAAAACTGGAAGGATCCCCATTTTGCTGAAGGGGTTCGTGAGATTGATTTGGTACCTAAAATTAATCGATATCTTTTAAATAGTGAGTCTAACATTTATGTTTTGGGTAATCAGTTCATAGATGTTACATGGCCTGAACTTTTACGTCTTAATCAAGAAAAAATTAATTTGATGGATATGAATGATGAAACTGTAAAGGAACATCATCATTTAAGTCCGAACATTGTTCCTGAGCAACTAATGTATTTGAACATGTTATTGAATAACTTGCCTATCATTAGTGATTTCTCCGATATGCAAGAAAAATATTATACAAACTTAATGAAGCAAGATACGGCTTGTTTGAATTTAATTGATAATGCTAATTTTAAAATGGGAAACATTGGCTGGTCATATTGGCATAGTAACTTTCATATAGTTGATAATAAAGTTGTAATTAATAATAAATACCTTGAACAAGAAGGATATAATTCAATATTATCTAATCCGATTAAAATAAAAAAGGGGGATATATATAGCTTATCTTTTAGAGTGTATATAGATAGCTCAGTTGAATTTGACAGTTATAAAACGATTTTCACACTGAGGATATTCAATCACCCTACAAAGATTTCCCAAAAAGATGCAGTGTGGTTTAAAAATTTTAAGTATTTTGATTATACAACTGAAAATGTTCAGAATGAATGGATAACTGTTAACTACTCATTCACTGCTCTAAATGATGGATTTTTAAAGGTAGGGCCATTTATTGCTAAAAATGGTCATGTCATATGGAAAGATATTTATTTAACAAATGGATTAATTAATAATTCAAGTTGGAGTCCTTCCCATAAGGACATAATTAGTAAACAGTACGAATATTGCAAATAA
- a CDS encoding ABC transporter ATP-binding protein, giving the protein MDKTVIKVKNVGMEFNLSQEKVDNLKEYFIKLLKRELLFQEFWALKDISFEVKKGDRVGIIGLNGAGKSTLLKIISGVMKPTEGAVEINGKIVPLLELGAGFDKNYTGRENIFLNGAMLGYTKEFLEEKFDEIVEFSEIGKFIDVPLKNYSSGMRARLGFSIATMVEPKILVLDEVLSVGDAKFRKKSEERIMSLFDKGITVLFVSHSVHQVKRLCNKAIWLENGKLVMQGNANEVCDKYDKS; this is encoded by the coding sequence TTGGATAAAACGGTTATCAAAGTTAAAAATGTGGGAATGGAATTTAATTTAAGTCAGGAAAAAGTAGATAACCTTAAAGAGTATTTTATTAAACTTTTAAAAAGAGAACTTCTATTTCAGGAATTCTGGGCCCTTAAAGATATATCTTTTGAAGTTAAAAAAGGAGATAGAGTGGGAATAATTGGACTAAATGGTGCAGGTAAAAGCACACTTCTCAAGATAATTTCAGGGGTTATGAAACCTACAGAAGGCGCTGTTGAGATAAATGGCAAAATTGTACCCTTATTGGAATTAGGGGCCGGATTTGATAAAAATTACACTGGAAGAGAAAATATATTCCTTAACGGTGCCATGTTAGGATATACAAAAGAATTTTTAGAAGAGAAATTTGATGAAATAGTGGAGTTTTCAGAGATTGGGAAATTCATCGATGTTCCACTTAAAAATTATTCATCTGGAATGAGAGCTAGATTAGGTTTTTCAATTGCTACAATGGTAGAGCCTAAAATACTTGTGTTAGATGAAGTCTTATCTGTTGGGGATGCAAAATTCAGAAAGAAAAGTGAGGAAAGGATAATGTCACTTTTTGATAAAGGGATAACTGTTTTGTTTGTATCTCATTCAGTACATCAAGTAAAAAGGCTGTGTAACAAGGCTATTTGGCTTGAAAATGGAAAGTTAGTCATGCAAGGAAACGCCAATGAAGTTTGCGATAAGTATGATAAGAGTTAG